The Magallana gigas chromosome 6, xbMagGiga1.1, whole genome shotgun sequence genome includes the window TACTGTAAATACTTTTGTTATATCATTTCTTCCTGATGAAATCATTTCTATtcagtataaaatcaacatccTGTATTACAATGTAGATTGCAGGAAATGTATGAACTTAATAGCtagtaatgttttgtttttctccCAAGTTTTGAGTGGGAGGATTATAAAGGCCAGTAAGTACATGCATGAATGTACTTTTTTGGTGGTAAAAGGAATATTTTGAAACCACAGAGAAAAATCAGCAACAAATGATTTATATAAGAGACCCACCTACTCCAATGGTATTTAGGAACAGTCTCTATGTCTCCACTGCGAGAACCTTCTCATCGCTTTGATAGGACCCAACAAATGTccctttcaaatttttattgtttgttgttttttttttttaacaaacaaggTCATTTATTTATGTTGAAAGTGTTTAACAGGcatatttattaacttttgtTTCCAATTTTCATCATCCAAGATATTTTTAAGCTCCGGTTGAATTAATTTCAATTACTTTACCCTCTCTTTTAAGCAGTTTTTCTGATATTATTCCTAATTAATTTGGTagctattttaatatttcatatatgcAAATGTTAATCAACATTTCTTATACAAGTACTGACCGTACAGTTTTTCTGTTCGTTGAGCAGTTCAAGCCTGAGCAGATCAGGACATGCGTAAAAAATTTTAACCAGAAAATTCTCACTAAATGAACTGAAAATAAACACCCTATCCCCATTTGCTGATAATTAATTAGGGTCcttttatgcataaaaatgcAATCATCAATTCAAATTACCTGGTAAATCATAAATATGAACATAAACTTTACATATTCTGATTTAATGTCACCAGTGCTACGGATTAGATTCGATCCTTGGGAtttttataagttaattttGACATGAGGATAGTCCATAAATACTCTAACATGATGATTATTGTTTTTTGACAGAAGACATTTTAGTAAAACACTGGTGTCTGTCCACCAATCGAAAGGTGGTTCAACTGACACGTTTCAATTAAACTGGTTCACCAAGGCCACAGGTAGATGTAAtcaatcattttgaaattttagagCCATTGGCAGACCCGTAGCTAGCTTGTCACTTAGACCTGTAAATTTAGAGGCATGAGGACATATAATGAGCTGTAAACAAGTTGGAGTGACATTTTTTATAACCTCACTTAcagattcaatatttttttcagtccaGAATTAGTGCTAAGTGTAATGTATTTGTTCCTTGGGGTTGAGATTTCCTCATTCTTCTAAGTCATGACTTTTATTCTGGTTTCATGAGAACTTGATGATTTAGAGTTTTGTTTGGCCCTCAGAAGGACAGTTAATTTAAAGACATAGTGAACATTTAAAATGGTTGGTTAAAGGATATGCAAACTCTGATTTGCTGATGCATCCTAGTAGTAAACAGTATAGATATCAACTCAGAAGTCAcatattactttatttttatataccaAACTggaatatatacacatgtacttcaGCAAGTAGAATGGTTGATTTGGGTCATTgtcatatacatataatatactTTTCCCCCAATTAGTCAAATTAACATAGGAATTTATGATTGATTAGATTccctgtaatttttttctgtgtatttaaaagaaatgtaaattcATTAATAATGCATTGCaaaaaatgtgattttcctGTTGCAAAACTGTGTTTTCTGAAAACTATTATGCATTGCAAATATAAAAACGAACTACTTAATGTTTTGTAAACTAAATTATAAACTAAACCTctaaatttatttatgttacaTAATGTCCAAATTAAAGTAACTGTCCTGTTGGGTGAGTTTCCAATTATTAGAAACAGGTCTATATTCTAATGATATTTCAACTCTGTGACCTCCAATACAACTCTGTGATTCATACTCATGAAGGTCGCGACATAAGATTCCATGCCAAACTCTACAGGTCAATCTTTAGTGGGTGTTTCTGTTAGATAACAACACAGGTAGTACAGAATGTGTAAATTACACCACAGAAATCAAAAGGTATAACTATCAAAGACCttattgtttaaagtttgatttttaaaaatattacggTATTGCTGAGCATGCAGCAAATGAAActatttaatgcatttttcacTTAATTTAATTGTGTACATACATTGAATACTAAATTGAAAAGGGATATAATATTGTTTAGTTCTataaaacaaaagcatttacCCGGTATGTGCATGTTCAGACACACTGTCCGTGATTTTGTAGAGAGTGCTTTTAATTCACGTATGTGAGTTACAAAAGATGGACAGGTTCAGAGTCTTTTTCACCCTGTTTTCGTAGTTATCTAtagttatttaacattttacagCATAGAGTATTTGGATATTCttaccaaattttgctatatcaacaaatgtcattttgaaaaatttgaaatgtgaCAGATTTTGCTATTAACAGGGGAATTCTATTtctgttcttaaaaaaaaatgaagcagccttttgaaaaaaaaaaaaactgagacagaattttataaaacctgtatttcaaaaaaaataattattgagtAAACTAATCTATTTCAACTCAGctaatgtatattaatattatcTAAGTTATTAGTTTTTACTGATATGTTCATTAATCAACATTTGGCATTAAAAGAACAGTACAATTATTTCCATGTTGTGGGTGTTCATTTTTGGTATTCCCATCTAGTGTTGAACTGTGACCTACTGTTGAACTTCGATATTTCGAACACTGAtggatatctcgaacactgatggatatctcgaacactgatcgATATCTCGAACATTGATCAGtatctcaaatacaatgaaTGTGTTGAAACAATTTATAAGtagtatttttaaagtattttaccctcgatatcttgagtactcggatatctcgaagtttttaaacagtcccatctagttggAGACagcaaagtttgactgtactaTTAATAGTCTCTCACTCAGGACTGGTAGTTATTTTTGTGTTGAAATTGATTATCATACCTTGGTCATGTTTTGCAATTTAAGCCATAATGACAgtacatgggtttttttttacagtgtaatcatcaaatttaaaagaagcatttttaatttcttttataggatgcagagagaaaaagaaaattttgccAACATGGTAGATAAAGAACTTGAAAAGAATAATGAAACAAACCTACAAACTTTActtcacaaaaaagaaagtgtGTCAGTTCTCAATAGAAATGAAGGGGTAGCCATTCCAAATGTGACACCAGCCTAGCGATCAGGGATAAATTTATCTTAGGGATGTTCTTTGTTATAAAGGAATACTAGACAATCCaatgatattattttaacattatagTGTGCTCAGTTGAAATGTCGAGAATGAGAGCcagttgattttttaattaaaatgaatttttatttttgtgttgacttttgattatttttcattggATTATTTATCCTGCTGGTtgtgtttgcattttaagctctttatttcttaaattcaaTACATTATCATAATTAATCAGAAAATAATGATGAGTGGATGAAGGAATCAAACTTCCCAaactattttgatatttaaatgttattttattattcttCAACGAGGTTGGATAACTCTTTATTTTGGGAAATGTTAGTGAACATCAGAGTGTTAGGTTTTGTGCAGGTTCAACCCTTCAGTTATATtgcacaattttaaaacaatgctttattttcccatttttttccccatttttatTCGGCCGTTagatcttcttttttttttaatttgaccctTTGTTGTATAAAAATAGAATCAAAATAGATACTACGCTATCCAGAAGTTTTACAGTTGTATCATTAAGGTTGTTTGGGTCACCTCCTTATTTTTGCGTACATGTACTTCCTATCGaaacaaacaatacaattaATTAAGTATGATTTCATATCCGTTTTCTTTTCCAAAACAACAAATCTCTAAGTCACGAATTTGAATCGCGCTTGggattttacatgtatcatttttacctttcccaaaaaaatttaaaacatactttttggtcaaatattctaaaatttgaaaactcTAACACGGTGGgagtatttatttatatatgtacttttatccTCAGTGATGTCGTCAGGTGTCCACTACCAGCCTAATATTCGCATTATGCACTTGTAGCTATTAGAAATTCTTTGAATCAAGGATACGTTGATACttgatgtgttttattttactcgtaataaaaaatatgtttccatttaattaaatatatttataaacgtGTATTATTAGATaggagttaattttttttattacgagAAAACTATATTATGCCCGGTCCCTGTGGGTTGTGCAATGTTACTTTATTGCAAAGttccaaaatatcaaaattttaaaagaaaaataaaacagttgcAGCGAAGACTAATTGACttaataaaaaatgtgaaatcgTCGCTTGAGAACCATAATGTTgtatgtgccatttttgaaaaaaaaatgagttctATACATCACTGTTATCCTTACAATTAGCTCTTTCTTAACACAATACAAAGTTATGGAGAAAATGATCAAATACAAAGGTATAAACAATTCTTTTCTGTTCTATCTCCAAAACCCTTAAATTGATCAGAACCAAAATGTTCTATGTCCATTGACCAATGGCATTTTGTCTTGACCACATGTGGCTATGTGTTTTCAATGCAGATGGACGACAACAAGATTGGGTCAGTataattctattatttttaatgtttttttcattgtttatcataatTCTTATAATATTATGACACAGGAAGAGTATCAGCGTTAAATAATATTcacataatgttcaaaataCCAATAAAAAGCAGTATTAACAGGCAACAAACTTCCAAATGGAGATAGAACATTctgattttaaacatatttatctttTGTTAGAAATTAGAACATTAAACCAATATTGTTAtgctttttcatttttattgatttgaagCAAATGTgggatttttaaaacaatttctgatataacttaataaatttatgtatttcTGTTATAGGTTAAAGTTGACGGAACTCCCAGACAACATATTAGTgtctattttcaaattatttgatctACAATTTTTACTCCAAGTAGTCAATAGAACATGTAAGCGGCTACATTCACTTATTGAAGAGAATTCAATACTGTGGCGTTTCTTTGAATTTGACATAGAACTTGCTGTAAAATCATCGGATCTTGAAAGAATTTTGCAACATTCGAGCTGCTTCAGAAGATTTTTATTACCACGCTCCAATTTTGAAATCCAGATTCCAAACACAATTATTGAGGGTTCCTTGGAGAGGTGTAGGTACTTATATTGGTTGGATCTATCTGACAGTACAATTACTTCGCTCTCATTCCTTCGGAAGACCCAAGAACTAGAGGTGTTAGACTTAACAGGCTGCAAACTTCTGCATGACAGTGAATTTCTTGAAATTCATAACTGCACAAAATTGGACCACCTATTCTtatcatttacaaatataaCGCCATATACATTTGTTGCAGTAGCATCAAAACAGAATCTTATTACTCTGGATGGGTGTGGAATAGAGTTGAATGTGTCACAGTGTAAAACGATTCTAAAAGAAAATTGCAGACATCTTCAGTACTTTTCGTTATATCTAGCTGCTTCAGTTAACCATTATTTGTTTGAAAGCGAGATTACATCAGTTTTTTGTGACTGTCAAtttaacatttacaaaatatgaatgttGAAGAAGCTTTGATGTTGCTTGATCGCTTATGTGAAAATGACAACTCAAGCAATCAGACCTACGAAGTTGACCCTGTCATAGCTTTGTCTTCTGATGCCACATTATCTCTAAGCAACTTGAATTCAAATCCAGATAAGCAAACAAAAGATTTTAATTCTGATAGTCACATTGAAAGTACTATTGATAGCAACAACAATTCGTTTAACATCGAGGAGCCTGAAAACTTATTTGAAAGTCTTGAAGAAGAAAGCTCTATTGAAGATCCCAACGATCCAGACTTTAACATAAATGAGGAGAATGGCGATTCATCAGATGGAGAGGCCAATAATTTGGATGCATTTGAGGCGTCAACAGCCACTGAGGAAGAATTTGAGGCGTCAACAGCCACTGAGGAAGAAAGCCTTTCAGAAAATGTTCAGTCAGAAGACACCACTAGGGATGATACTGAAGAAAATACTCTAATTGGTGATAGCAGTTCAGGAGAGGATATAGGTGCAAGAAAAAGCAGAAAGCGGACACGAAACGAAGATCAATGGAAAAAGAATATAAGAAAGAGACAACGTCAATCAGGGAAAGAATACAAGGACTCAAAAGGAAATATCCAGCgaaaaagagaaataaagaaCAGAAAAGATTGTAATGGAAAATGCAAATTTCGATGTAGCTTAAACATTACATCCGAGGAAAGGGATGTTATATTCACCAAGTTTTGGAATTTATCAGATGATGGAAAGAATGCATTTTATGCCAAAACAACAGAGCGGACGGTGAAAGAACGTGTGAGAACTACAGCTGCTAAATCGAGACGCAAGTACTCATATAGATACTTTTTTGTAAAGGGGGAGGAAAAAGTTAGAGTTTGTAAGGAATTTTACTTAAGTTCCATTGACATAAGTCAAAGAAGAATTGAGTGGTTTCATGACAAGGCAGCTAGAAATGAGTTCACAGACAAAAGAGGTAAACACACAAAATCACGAACTACAGATGATGCACGGACCTTTATAAGAGAGCATATTGAGTCCTTCCCTAGGATGCCATCTCATTACTGTAGAGCATCTTCTTCAAAGGAATACCTTGCTTCAGATCTTAATTTGTCTAAAATGTATAATCTCTACGTTGAGAAGTGTGCTGAGAATGATGTTGTACCTGTGAAGTCTCACATGTATTGCAATATCTTTAATACAGAATTTAACCTAGGCTTCCATGTACCAAAAAAAGATAGGTGTGATCAGTGTATGGAGTATCAGGCGGAAACAAATGCGAACAAGGTTACAAGAACATTGCAAGAAAAGTTCGATGCGCTTCAAAAAGATAAATCTGAAACACGTGAAGAACGAGAAAGTGACAGAAAATCAACTATCAAAACAGAGGCcatcctttgttttgatttgcAGAATGTCCTGACTTGTCCGAGAGCAAATGTTTCTAATTTTTTCTACAAGCGAAAACTGAATGTTTTCAATTTAACTGCCCATTGTTCATTAGATAAAAAAGCATATAATGCAATATGGGTAGAATGCATTGCCGGTAGAGGCGCAAATGAAATTGCAAGTGCCCTCCAAGTTATCCTTAGTGCTGTCTTGAAGGACCATCCACAAGTCAACTCGATAATTCTGTGGTCTGATTCCTGTGTCCCACAGAATCGTAATTCTGTGATGTCTCTAGCCTTAAAGACCTTTATGTCCCAAAACACTAGCATAAATAAGATAGCTCAAAAGTTCTGTACACCTGGACACTCTTCCATCCAGGAAGTTGACAACATTCACAGTCACCTGGAAAAAGGCCTCCGAATATCTGAAATTTACAGTCCTGTTTCTTTGCTACGAGTTTTAAGAAATATCAGGCCTAAGCACTCAAAGGTCATACAATTACAAAAATCCCACTTCTACAATTTTCAGAGAGTTTCATCAACTTTGAAATTTAGTAACGTGCCATATTCAAAAGTAAAGCATATCCAGTATGTATCAGGGAAGCCTTTTCATGTGCAGTTCAAAATGTCCTTTGCAGACATAGAGTTTACAGATGTTTCCATAAGAAGTCAGACTACGAGAAGCAAGGACCCATGTCCAAACATTTATCTTCCTTTGCCAAAGAATATCTCAAAGTCTCCTGTTCTTTCCAAAGAAAAGAAACATGATTTCAAATCTATGTTAAGATTCATGCCCCTTCAAGACCGTGAATTCTTTGAGGTATTTTGCCATTTGAAAAGGAAGTAATAGCTACCTACTTATATTTCAAGcagaaaaacattgaattgtTCCTACGTAGAAATTAGTTATGAGAAAATGTTGCATTTTTGAATTTCTAGCATTTTGAGTTTTGCAATTTTGCATCATTTAGATGTTCAAACTTATGTTTAATGTTGAGAAAAGCAACTCATTGTTCTGAGCATTACTATTAAAGTAGAACAAAACATTGTTGTGgttctttttcaattatttttgcatccatattatccccccccccccccgactttaaaaaaaaaaatagaaaactaaGCTATATAACCTAACTGCATACCATTCTCCagttatgaaaatatattggtttcttaaaaataaaagtatcatttattaattagtcactttttattttcatataatatggtGTATCtccaaatgtattttttattttgatataatacaTAAAACCAATTTGTGCTATTTCCAAATACAATATAACTATCAATAGATATGCAAAAAGGTTATGTAACAGTGTTCTATATCCAAATGAACAACGtcgaatttgatatttttggaacCCTTACAGCCAATTACAGTGTCTATTTTAACAGAAATAACTCCCacaaatataaatgttaaagGTTTAATTCAATTGGACATATGCATTAAAAGATATAGGGTCTCAAACTTTGAGTTCAATTTTCTCAAAATCAACTTTTTGGTGATAGAACAATATGGTTCTCATGCGACGAAATGTTGACcatcttttctttcttaatcAACTTGTTGTGACCGAATTAAAAGTGATACAATAAGTACAATTAAACTTTCCCTCAACGAGTgctttaatttatcaaaaaatgtaaacatagttGGGAATGATAGTACTATTAATGACATAATTAATCATTATTACGAGAATTTTTTAACGAtgtttgttgaataaataataGAAAAGTGCAAACccaaaacttaaatatttaaagaatgttttttaCATCAAGGATAATAAACTGCGGACATGTAATGAATtgttaaaattcatcatttgcGGTACATATTAATGTGCCTTAAAATGCACATTGGCGCCATGACAGAGTTATACATGCATGGCATCTCTCTGGTGGTAGAGACTTCCGGAATGGAATAGTTGCATCACGTGACGTTATGTaattgttcttttaaaaaattataatttattttaattttgatatacagTGACCTCGTAAACTTCAATACAACACGAATATGACTACCAGGTGTAAAGTTCGACTTTCTGTCTTTGCAATGAGTATATTGATAATGCACAGAAGCAAAGGTGATTTAGTGGTGCCCGAAACAGCTCTGCAATGCGTTAGGAAAAACTGCAACGCCGTCGAACTAACGTAACTCTATGTCGATATTGCACAATAACGCGCATGCACCCccaaatttaaagattttaaatttttttttttttgcttaaacaCATGAAAAAACAAACCCAGTGCAGATGGGTATATATAGTCAGACTATGATTTTGTATTTGAAATGAGTGATTACAGCATCATTGAAGGATTAAAAATTGATCAATGATTTCAATGTCACTAAACATTTTGTGGGCAATTAATATCCTATGGAATCCATTAGCTTGTAGGcatacaataaataaatgtcaatGTCAAGGGAAACAGTGCAAATTATTGAATTGTAGTTGTTTAACAGTTGGCACAACTTAATAATGATGATGTATAGACACCGATACTTTTTATAATCCTTTAATCGATAAACTTTATTCTAATGACGATTAGTCTTTCCAAGGAACAAGGATTTTGACAATCCGGGAAAATAATTGGTCTGTTAAAGTGAAACGTCCAGCTAAGATAGAACCAACTTTGGCCACCCTAAAAGCAATGGCCGCTGTACATTGCTCCTTCTCTCGAACTGGCACGCACATGGATTACATCACTTCCGTGTGTGGGAACATGTCAATAGTATTTCTGCATCATGAATTATAACTAAGATAAGTCACGGAGAAACCTTCAGTTTTCTTGAcaaaaaatcattctttgacAAAAAGTTGACActttaataattttcaataatactTGTCAATATTGTTCAAAAATGCATTAACATACTAATACTAGTATTACTAAGTAAACAACAGCTGAAAAATTGTATCTTTTCTAACGATATTCAGCattttgcgtcattttatagcGGTAATTACACGTATCTAAATGCTAGTTCTTccttgtattatttatttacatgtattaatttatattttatttccctTACGATGTTAACTTATGTGATATATCCCTTTCTTTTATCATTATCCAAGTTAATCATAATTTAGCTGAAAATCAAAAGCTACAGCAGCATTCCCAGCcaacattttacaataaaatataggGTTTTTATAATGcttttcagtatacatgtagacGTCATGTTGAAAATAGCTTGTAATGCGGGCAATCTTACATGGCGTGGTTTTCGTAGTAATTCACACATAACTTAGCATACAGTTGCTCTCATTAACATGATTTACAACTCTTTACTGATGAACTCTCGGAGATGAATGAATGCGTTGCTACTTATTTTTATTCCCGTGCTTTTTTATATATCCTACATACTTGAGGTTTTGGGGAAAATAACTGAAAATAACTAGCCATGTGTATGCAAAACATGTCATGAGTTACGCCTGCCCAATTTATTAAggaaatgaatgaaaagtgGTTTTAAGGTGTAGATGGCTCCAAGGAgatgaaaagaaaattgcaattttaTAATGGAATTTGTGGAAATAAGACAATAAAACCACAACACCTTACCTTGAATCGTacattttaaaccaaaaacacatagctttattgtatattttacacCAAATATCAATCTGAGTTTTTTAAAGAACACTCAATTTGGAAGATTCTACAGACCTTTCGatcttataaaataatatttatgtaGAAAAATATGATCACGTGATTTACATAAAATAACAATAGACACTTTTCAgtcaatgtatttattaaattagttaagtatattttgatcaaaacaTGAAACATTGTTTGAACGACTCAATAACATAAAAGAGACAAGCCTGTACAAATGTGTGCATCATTAACAAGATATATCATtaaatacatgaatataaataacAGAACAGAAAAACGACCCAGAGTCGTCCTGAAGCTATGGCCTCAGAACGGCCTATTTCTCTGCATCGCGTcgtacaataaaacacaaaacatacataaacttacatatgttacataattgtCAATTAGATGATGCATGGGGTTCTTGTGGtttgaataataaatattcaagtGAACAAGCCAAAAAGCAAACGACCGTACCAGTCATTCACAATGTAAAGTTTTAAATCTGACAGCCAAGAATTCGTCCATAATATGTAGTTCTTGATATCGTATCAGTTTCGCTACatggacatacatgtacaatgtagttttttttactcATGATTTTATTCCCTTGAAAGTTttgctattaattttgcatcACAGATACGACAAGTATTGACAATTTCTTGAATAGCGACACAATATCCTCCGTCGAATTCACATCAAGAATCTTTAGAACTCATATTCCTTAAAATGAATGCTGCACTTTACACGAAATAAAAATGAGTAGAACACACGATGaaaatgatcaacaaattaGACATTGATTGGAGTTGATATTTCACTAACTAATACTTGTTCCTGGGACTATGAAGACATAGCTGCAAACGTCATCGGCTTCCTTAGCAACGTTGCAGGTTGTCACAATTACGTTGGCTTTCTGAGATCACGTGATTTATTTAAAGACGTCAGTCCGCGGTTAGGAATACGCCGGCCGAACTGAAGCGACCATAATTCCACTGAAGTCACGGGGCGTCACTGAAGAACATCGCCATATACTGACCCTGTCTCGATTTGGGCGACATTTCTATCCTAACTCGGCTTTAAGTATTCTCTTAGAGGATTTTTACCTTTTCGTGGTGGACTCTCTGAAACAATTAAGCCATAGTCTGCAAAAACATACGAAAGAATTTATAGCTTGAAAAACTAACGTTTGATGattttaatgtattatatttacaatgtatattcataatttttttcatgcataaaaGTAACGAATTCATAGGTATCTTACATGCTACTACTTTCTTTGATCCATGATAAAAACGAGTTTAAGAGATACTGGCATG containing:
- the LOC117685321 gene encoding DNA ligase 1-like; this translates as MNVEEALMLLDRLCENDNSSNQTYEVDPVIALSSDATLSLSNLNSNPDKQTKDFNSDSHIESTIDSNNNSFNIEEPENLFESLEEESSIEDPNDPDFNINEENGDSSDGEANNLDAFEASTATEEEFEASTATEEESLSENVQSEDTTRDDTEENTLIGDSSSGEDIGARKSRKRTRNEDQWKKNIRKRQRQSGKEYKDSKGNIQRKREIKNRKDCNGKCKFRCSLNITSEERDVIFTKFWNLSDDGKNAFYAKTTERTVKERVRTTAAKSRRKYSYRYFFVKGEEKVRVCKEFYLSSIDISQRRIEWFHDKAARNEFTDKRGKHTKSRTTDDARTFIREHIESFPRMPSHYCRASSSKEYLASDLNLSKMYNLYVEKCAENDVVPVKSHMYCNIFNTEFNLGFHVPKKDRCDQCMEYQAETNANKVTRTLQEKFDALQKDKSETREERESDRKSTIKTEAILCFDLQNVLTCPRANVSNFFYKRKLNVFNLTAHCSLDKKAYNAIWVECIAGRGANEIASALQVILSAVLKDHPQVNSIILWSDSCVPQNRNSVMSLALKTFMSQNTSINKIAQKFCTPGHSSIQEVDNIHSHLEKGLRISEIYSPVSLLRVLRNIRPKHSKVIQLQKSHFYNFQRVSSTLKFSNVPYSKVKHIQYVSGKPFHVQFKMSFADIEFTDVSIRSQTTRSKDPCPNIYLPLPKNISKSPVLSKEKKHDFKSMLRFMPLQDREFFEVFCHLKRK